The genome window TTAAATTGGTGGAAAAAGCAGGTATTCTTAGGGCGCCTTGATAAATTACCGGAAAAGTACAAACAAAGTGGCGCTATTCAAATGTTGTCTTCAGAAACCGAGCAATTGCTTGAGGGAAAGGCTGACGATTCTTTACCTTTATTTTTTGGATTGCTACGAAGAATGCGGTTGGCCTATTAGGCTGTTCAACCGCAAAAACACTATATTTGGCCGTTTTCATTTACTTTTTCGTTTACATTATTTTGAAACTAGCAGCCATTGATATCGGCTCCAACGCCGCCCGTTTGCAGATTTCAACCGTTCTGCACGTCGACGATGTGATTAGTTTTAAGCGCGTCGAGTATGTCCGCTTCCCGCTGCGTTTGGGGCATGATGTTTTTACATTTGGCAAACTTACTCCCGAGAGCGAAGCCCGAACCACCAAGCTGATGGAAGTTTATCGGCTCTTGATGGAATTACACGAAGTCGAAGACTACATGGCCTGCGCCACGTCGGCCATGCGTGAATCCCAGAACGGACACGAGGTAAGCGCCCGCATCAAGCAAGCAACCGGCATCGATATTCACATTATTGACGGCCAGAAAGAAGCGGAAATCATCAACAACGTGGTCGTCCAGGCGCTGGACGAGCGGCAGTATCTGCACATCGATGTAGGCGGTGGCAGCACCGAACTAAACGTATACCTGAATCGCCAGAAAGTTGCTTCTAAATCCTTTAAAATTGGTTCAGTACGGCTCCTGGAAGGAAAAGAAACCAAAGGCGCGTGGCAAAAAATGGAAAGCTGGATTAACGAAAATGTTGATAAAAGCCAGAAAATCATGGCGGTCGGTACCGGCGGAAACATCAACAAAATCTTTAATCTGGTCACTAAATTTTCCGACAATACCACCACGCTGGACGAGATTATCCGGATGAAAAATTACATCGCTGGCTTTAGTCTGGATGACCGGATCAACAAGCTTCGTCTGAATGCCGACCGGGCTGATGTGATTATCCCGGCGTCTGATATTTACATCTCGGTAATGCAGTGGGCGGGGGCCGCCAACATCATTGTTCCAGACTTAGGATTGCGGGATGGGATTATCCAGCTTGTCTATAATCGCTTGCTCAAGAAGCAGTCAAAAAAATAATCCTTCTTCGATTAGTCAATAAAAAACCCCAGTAAAATAATATTACTGGGGTTTCCTTTAGCATATTCTCTATCTATTTACTAAGTTTCTTGTGCGGTTTAGACACCCACAAAAAAATTTGGTCACATCTGATCTGAATATTTTCGTCATTTAATGCACAAAATTATACAACTGACTAATCCTCAAGCTGATCAGATTCCAAAATTTATAGAAAAAAACTTTTTATTTTTTCAGCCCCGTCATTTTCTTAATCAACCGGACTGTCCACTCCATTATTTTGCCGCTGTCAACCAGCATACCGGACTGGCAGAACTACACGGAATTTTATACGAACGGAATGGTTGGGCGATAAGTCCTTCGGCGGCTTCGTTCGGTGGAATTGAATTTCGGGACAATTTACCCACCAAGGTCTTAACGGATTTCATTCAGGCAATGATTTCCTTCTGCCGGGCCAACTCGTTGAAAGGGATTCGCCTGCTTTCTTATCCGTTTTGTTACGTGCCCAAAAACGCGCAGCTCCTGCACGAAGCACTTCTGGCGTCTGGTTATTGCGTCAGCTACGACGATCTCAATTATCACCTTCCCGTCACCAGCCAGCCATTGCTGAAATCGTTGTCGTCTTTCAAGCGCAATACACTTCGGAAAAGTAAACGGGCGGGATTTCACGGAGCGATCTGGCAACAACCTGACATTCATCAGTTGTTTGAATTTATTCGGCAAGCCCGTGAGCGGCGGGGCATTCCCCTTACCATTTCAGAAGAAAAACTAGGGAGCCTCATCCAGGATTTTCCCGACGTCTGCCACGTATTCGCGGTCTGGCAGCAAGATCGGCTGGCTGCAACTTCCGTAGGTATTCGCGTGGCCCCCGGCATTCTGTACCATTTTATGGGAGCTGATCACGGTGATTTTCTGGCGTATAGCCCTACAGTTTTGCTCGTCGAAACTTTATACAATTATTGCCAGGAAAATAACATTACACTTCTTGATCTGGGTACTGCCAGCAGCTACGGCGTCCGAAACGAAGGCTTAGCTTTCTTTAAACGACTTCTGGGGGGCCTGGAAAGTCCTAAATACGCCTACGAGCTGGCGTTTTAATTGACTGGCTTTCGCTTCGTGACCATCGCCCAGAAAGAAGCCACAATGTGATTGATGTCTTCAGAAACCCGCAGCAGTAAAATGAGGCCCACAAACAAGCCCGTTAAAACGGCCGAGCGAAAGACAATACTGGTTAGCGTGAAAAATAAATCGCCCTGCCACTCCGGTAAAATCAGCGACACGAGGTACGTTACAATTAGCACAAATAAAGCTTTCAGCGCCGCCGTGGTGAATGGCAACATCTTGTAAAAAACCCAGACCAGTGACACCCGGCTTACAGTATACAGCAACGTGGTCAGTGCCGTCGCCAGGGCCGCGCCGTTAAACCCATACAGCGGAATCAGGTAGGAATTGGCGGCGATGGCTACCAGCGCCATCACAATAACCAGGTAGGTCGAATAGCGAAAATGCTTGGAATAAGTAATCATTTCGGCGTTCAGGCCCATCGCCATATCGATCAGCTTCGAGAGCGAAATAAACAAAACCACCCATTTCCCCTGGCTGTATAAATCGGCTTTGGGCAAGACGCCGAGAATGCCGTCGATGTTGGTAAAAACCAGCAAAAAGGCCAAACCGCCTACCAAAAGCTGGTTCAAGGATGATTTGCGGTACAACTCGAGCACGTGCGTCCAGTTTTCTTCCCGGATGGAGTTCGCCAGCAAAGGCGTTGAAATCTGGGTAATGGATTTACGGGGAATTTCGATGATCCCGGCGATGTAGGTCGCAATGATGAAAATAGCCGTTTCTTTCAGCCCTTCACCGTGCGACAGCATAGTCCGGTCAATCAGCATCACCAGATTAATTCCAACCCCGCCCATCACGATAAATAGGCCGTAATAGACCATTTGCCGAAACATGCCGTTACGTAGCTGGCCGAAGTCAAAGCGCAGTGAAAACCGCCCGAGGTGCGCAATATAAAATAGTAGAATAATAACCGCTGATCCATAAGACGCTACCAGCAGATAGATCATCAGGTCAAAACTGTACCAACCCAGCCCAAATAGCAGGACAATAAATACGTTCGCCAGCTTTAAATACACCTCCCGCACAAAAGTTGGAATGGCAATGCGGGCATTGTTTCGGCAATAGGCTTCCAGCACGACCAGATAAATCCAGAAAATAGTCAGCGGAACGACCAAAGCATGGTACGGAATCAACTCCGGTGATTTGGCGGAGAAATAATTCTGGATTTGTTCTTCAAACAGGAAGTAGGCAAGCGTAAACAGGGCAACGCCAATCAGAGGAAACGACAGCAGAAAGCCCAGAAAACCATTGTGTTTGGTTTTGTCATCCCGGAAATAACTGAAAAACCGGTCGCCGATAAAGGGCGTTCCCAAGTGCGCAAAAGCTGCAAAAACCAGGCTGTTTTCCAGCAGGATACGCGAAATAGCCAACTGGTGGGGCTCCAGGAATTCGGGCGAAACCAGAAGCTGGTTTACAATGCCAATCGCAACGCCAATGTAGGCCCCCAGACTGGCTTTGAGGCTCTGGCGAATAATGATTCCCATTTTACAGTTTTACAGCCATGCGGCCCGTATAGTCGATCCGGTTGAGCAGCAACGGAATGTTGTTTTCGGCAAAGTACTGATCAACCGCTTTGCGCGCTCCATGCCAGTGGCCGTAGTCGTCAATAATCAAGACACCACCTTTGGCCAAACGCGGGTACAAGTGCACCAATTCATGATAAGTCGATTCGTACCAGTCGGTGTCCAGTCGCAGCAAGGCGATTGTTTCGGGTAATACCTGCGGAATTGTGTCCTCCACTTTCCCTTTGACGTACTGAATCTGCGCTGCCGGGTAAGCCGTCCGACCCATATTCTGCTGCACGTCGGGCAAGTCGGCCAGGCATTTATCGCGACCATCCCAGGTTTCGAACGCCTGGTCGCCCACAAAGTTGACGTCATTTTCGGTTGGCTCGCTCATGCCCTCGAACGTATCGTACAGATACAATTTCCGGTTGGTTTGCTTTTCGGCTAGTAGCGTCAAGGCACTCATCATCGAACTACCACCCCGCCAGACACCACATTCGACAAAATCCCCCTCGATTCTGGCTTTCAGCACGTATTGCACCGCCTGATGCAGCGCGAACAGCCGCTCCTGCGAAGTCATGGTATAGGGGCGACACTGCTCATACAAGCGCATAAACGCTTTTTCGCCCGTCATGTCGGCTTGTTTCAACTGCTCATCTTTCAAGCGGGTAACGCCGTAGCCGAAGCGGTTGGCGAGACTGATGATGCTTTTTCTAAGACCTTTTGTCATTCTATTTTAAAAAAGAATCGCCTTTAACTTGTCAATCTGCTGGTGCATTTCGTAGTCCCGTTCCATTTTTCGGCGGGCCTCCTGCCCCATTTCAGCCGCCCGGTTCGGATTACCAAGCAACTCAATGATGTATTTTGCCATGCCATCAACATCGCCTTCCTCAACCAAATAGCCCGTTTTTTCGTGTTCAACGGCTTCTTTAATTCCAGCGTGTCGCGTACTGACAATTGGCAGTCCGGCGGCGGAGGCTTCCAGAACCGTGTTGGGTGTCCCTTCTGAATCACCGTTTTCGGGATTGACGACCGAGTGCTGA of Tellurirhabdus bombi contains these proteins:
- a CDS encoding lipopolysaccharide biosynthesis protein; the protein is MGIIIRQSLKASLGAYIGVAIGIVNQLLVSPEFLEPHQLAISRILLENSLVFAAFAHLGTPFIGDRFFSYFRDDKTKHNGFLGFLLSFPLIGVALFTLAYFLFEEQIQNYFSAKSPELIPYHALVVPLTIFWIYLVVLEAYCRNNARIAIPTFVREVYLKLANVFIVLLFGLGWYSFDLMIYLLVASYGSAVIILLFYIAHLGRFSLRFDFGQLRNGMFRQMVYYGLFIVMGGVGINLVMLIDRTMLSHGEGLKETAIFIIATYIAGIIEIPRKSITQISTPLLANSIREENWTHVLELYRKSSLNQLLVGGLAFLLVFTNIDGILGVLPKADLYSQGKWVVLFISLSKLIDMAMGLNAEMITYSKHFRYSTYLVIVMALVAIAANSYLIPLYGFNGAALATALTTLLYTVSRVSLVWVFYKMLPFTTAALKALFVLIVTYLVSLILPEWQGDLFFTLTSIVFRSAVLTGLFVGLILLLRVSEDINHIVASFWAMVTKRKPVN
- a CDS encoding TylF/MycF/NovP-related O-methyltransferase; this translates as MTKGLRKSIISLANRFGYGVTRLKDEQLKQADMTGEKAFMRLYEQCRPYTMTSQERLFALHQAVQYVLKARIEGDFVECGVWRGGSSMMSALTLLAEKQTNRKLYLYDTFEGMSEPTENDVNFVGDQAFETWDGRDKCLADLPDVQQNMGRTAYPAAQIQYVKGKVEDTIPQVLPETIALLRLDTDWYESTYHELVHLYPRLAKGGVLIIDDYGHWHGARKAVDQYFAENNIPLLLNRIDYTGRMAVKL
- a CDS encoding Ppx/GppA phosphatase family protein, whose product is MKLAAIDIGSNAARLQISTVLHVDDVISFKRVEYVRFPLRLGHDVFTFGKLTPESEARTTKLMEVYRLLMELHEVEDYMACATSAMRESQNGHEVSARIKQATGIDIHIIDGQKEAEIINNVVVQALDERQYLHIDVGGGSTELNVYLNRQKVASKSFKIGSVRLLEGKETKGAWQKMESWINENVDKSQKIMAVGTGGNINKIFNLVTKFSDNTTTLDEIIRMKNYIAGFSLDDRINKLRLNADRADVIIPASDIYISVMQWAGAANIIVPDLGLRDGIIQLVYNRLLKKQSKK
- a CDS encoding GNAT family N-acetyltransferase, which translates into the protein MHKIIQLTNPQADQIPKFIEKNFLFFQPRHFLNQPDCPLHYFAAVNQHTGLAELHGILYERNGWAISPSAASFGGIEFRDNLPTKVLTDFIQAMISFCRANSLKGIRLLSYPFCYVPKNAQLLHEALLASGYCVSYDDLNYHLPVTSQPLLKSLSSFKRNTLRKSKRAGFHGAIWQQPDIHQLFEFIRQARERRGIPLTISEEKLGSLIQDFPDVCHVFAVWQQDRLAATSVGIRVAPGILYHFMGADHGDFLAYSPTVLLVETLYNYCQENNITLLDLGTASSYGVRNEGLAFFKRLLGGLESPKYAYELAF